GAGGACGCGCTCCGACAGGTAGACGGATTCATAGATGCTGTGCGTAACGAAGACGGCTGTGAAGCGCTGGCTCTCCCAGAGCGCCAGCAAATCGTCATCGAGCTTCTCGCGCGTGAATTCGTCCAGCGCGGCGAAGGGCTCGTCCATCAGCAGGAGCGGGGGTTCGGTGACGAGGGCGCGGGCGATGGAGACGCGCATCTTCATGCCGCCGGATAGCTCACGCGGAAAGGCATTTGCAAAATCGCCGAGGCCGACACGCACCAGCGCATCCATGATGCGGGGCAGGGCCTCCTTCTTCGGCATTCCCCGAAGCTTCAGCGGCAGCCAGACATTGTCGACGACGCGCGCCCAGGGCATCAGCGTCGGGTCCTGAAAGACGAAACCGATATCGGCAGGGCGCGCGCCCGATACAGGCCAGGAGAGATGCCCCGTATCCGGCGTGATCAACCCGGCGACGATGCGGAGCAATGTGCTCTTGCCGCAGCCGGAAGGCCCG
Above is a window of Parvibaculum lavamentivorans DS-1 DNA encoding:
- a CDS encoding ABC transporter ATP-binding protein; translation: MTPPPLIELRGIGKTYGSGTVALSGVDAQVREGGFVSLVGPSGCGKSTLLRIVAGLITPDTGHLSWPVSGARPADIGFVFQDPTLMPWARVVDNVWLPLKLRGMPKKEALPRIMDALVRVGLGDFANAFPRELSGGMKMRVSIARALVTEPPLLLMDEPFAALDEFTREKLDDDLLALWESQRFTAVFVTHSIYESVYLSERVLVMGARPRRILADIAIEAPYPRGRAFRESHAYVDSCAAVSAALREGALQ